Proteins encoded together in one uncultured Desulfosarcina sp. window:
- a CDS encoding helix-turn-helix transcriptional regulator gives MKAATFSKFRKKLNKTQKQMAQLLGTSIKAIHSYEQGWRTIPAHVERQLYFLLACKLPGKNNGACWEKRSCLPEQREQCPAWEFATGDLCWFINGTICNGHVQGSWQEKMELCRTCTIFTSVLKKIERL, from the coding sequence ATGAAAGCCGCCACTTTCAGCAAGTTCCGGAAGAAACTCAACAAAACCCAGAAACAGATGGCGCAGCTTCTGGGAACATCCATCAAGGCCATTCACAGCTATGAACAGGGGTGGCGGACCATTCCGGCCCATGTCGAGCGGCAGCTCTATTTTCTCCTGGCCTGCAAGCTGCCGGGGAAAAACAATGGCGCCTGCTGGGAAAAGCGAAGCTGTCTTCCGGAGCAGCGGGAGCAATGCCCGGCCTGGGAATTCGCTACCGGGGATTTATGCTGGTTCATCAACGGTACCATTTGCAATGGCCATGTCCAAGGATCGTGGCAAGAGAAGATGGAACTTTGCCGCACCTGCACCATTTTTACATCGGTGCTGAAAAAAATCGAACGCTTGTAA
- a CDS encoding DsrE family protein encodes MTQSLGILVSTDKHLHHVVNLAKAAHEKGKSVSVFFTGSGVRLSMQPQFKELVGKAKLAVCDVSFRANGLHGREDEVPGVGFKDFATQAKNAEMLAQSDRYLVF; translated from the coding sequence ATGACGCAGTCTTTGGGAATCCTGGTCAGCACGGACAAGCATCTGCATCACGTGGTCAACCTGGCCAAGGCCGCCCACGAGAAAGGCAAATCGGTCAGCGTATTTTTCACCGGCAGCGGCGTTCGCCTGAGCATGCAGCCGCAATTCAAGGAACTGGTGGGCAAGGCGAAGCTTGCCGTTTGCGATGTCAGTTTCAGGGCCAATGGCCTGCACGGCAGGGAAGACGAGGTGCCGGGCGTAGGATTCAAGGATTTTGCCACCCAGGCCAAAAATGCCGAAATGCTGGCCCAGTCGGACCGTTATCTGGTGTTTTAA
- a CDS encoding glycine/sarcosine/betaine reductase selenoprotein B family protein: MSETNDGPETFESFKKSFFYGSRSDLSFKFLSHLSDGQAADFFQGLLSKLVDAYDDGNAAPIYEHVRQGQVLSYAQEARAVYETGPFTPMEKPLSRSRLMLLTSSGHFVQGDDPEPLGIENMTQTQAEQNIMSFLKAPPTLSTIAADTAMDRLVVRHGGYDVRGARKDHNVSFPLQRLRELAAEGLFAELSDPAFSFVGACSQTRLNKITGPEWVRRFKAQQVDAALLVPV, encoded by the coding sequence ATGAGTGAAACAAACGATGGTCCGGAAACGTTCGAATCCTTCAAGAAGTCTTTTTTTTACGGCAGCCGTTCGGACCTGAGTTTCAAGTTCCTGTCCCATCTCTCCGACGGCCAGGCCGCCGATTTTTTCCAGGGGCTGCTGTCCAAGCTTGTGGATGCTTACGACGACGGGAACGCAGCACCGATTTACGAGCATGTCCGCCAGGGCCAGGTGCTCTCCTATGCCCAGGAGGCCCGGGCCGTTTACGAAACGGGGCCTTTTACCCCCATGGAAAAGCCCCTGTCCCGATCCCGTCTCATGCTGCTCACATCCAGCGGTCATTTTGTGCAGGGTGACGACCCCGAGCCGTTGGGGATCGAGAACATGACCCAGACCCAGGCGGAGCAGAACATCATGTCCTTTTTAAAGGCGCCGCCCACCTTAAGCACCATTGCGGCGGACACCGCGATGGATCGACTGGTGGTGCGCCACGGCGGCTACGACGTGCGCGGCGCCCGTAAGGATCACAATGTTAGCTTTCCCCTGCAGCGGTTGCGGGAATTGGCCGCCGAGGGGCTTTTCGCCGAGCTTTCCGACCCGGCCTTTTCCTTTGTCGGAGCCTGCTCCCAGACCCGCCTGAATAAGATCACCGGGCCCGAATGGGTCCGGCGATTCAAGGCGCAGCAGGTCGATGCTGCCCTGCTGGTGCCCGTCTGA
- a CDS encoding phosphoribosyl-ATP diphosphatase: MKSFEMLFAELKDKAARKDPDSGTVRQLEKGVHAIGKKVIEEACEVWMAAEHEGRERTAEEISQLLYHLQVMMIACELDLEDVYRYL, encoded by the coding sequence ATGAAATCGTTCGAAATGCTTTTTGCCGAACTCAAAGACAAGGCGGCGCGAAAAGACCCTGATTCGGGAACGGTACGACAACTGGAAAAAGGGGTTCATGCCATTGGCAAAAAAGTGATCGAAGAGGCCTGCGAGGTATGGATGGCCGCCGAGCACGAAGGCCGTGAACGCACGGCCGAGGAAATTTCCCAACTGCTTTACCACCTGCAGGTGATGATGATTGCTTGCGAGCTTGATCTGGAGGATGTCTATCGCTACCTTTGA
- a CDS encoding rhodanese-like domain-containing protein translates to MRIVYKTMVWVMLMFTAGLMAGGVWAQASSGQSISPSEFKKLLDARSDDSDTVLLDIRTPREFKSGHIRGAQLLDYYSSDFVERLKRLDREKTYLVYCRSGNRSGKSLKIFKQLGFRQVYHLDTGILGWLKEKYPLEN, encoded by the coding sequence ATGAGAATCGTTTATAAGACGATGGTTTGGGTGATGCTGATGTTCACAGCCGGCCTGATGGCGGGCGGTGTGTGGGCACAGGCATCGTCCGGGCAGTCCATTTCCCCCAGCGAGTTCAAGAAGTTGCTCGATGCGCGAAGCGATGACTCCGATACGGTTTTGCTGGATATAAGAACGCCAAGGGAATTCAAGAGCGGACATATCCGGGGGGCGCAGTTGCTGGATTACTATTCAAGCGATTTCGTTGAGCGGCTCAAGCGTCTGGATCGGGAGAAGACCTATCTGGTTTATTGCCGCAGCGGCAATCGAAGCGGAAAAAGCCTTAAGATTTTCAAGCAGCTGGGTTTCCGGCAGGTCTATCACCTTGACACCGGCATTCTTGGTTGGCTGAAGGAAAAGTATCCATTGGAAAATTAA
- a CDS encoding DUF3373 family protein, which produces MNAARGAIRTAGIIGLACLLCFAVSNPVSAQDEVQQLKQQIEQMAREMQAVQEKLAEMEKKNESKEEEVEEMNNRLDKAELHAATDKVAFGIEFRSRGDTLSYSDIQAAPRMLTSGLIGQTLSPADLPGILATMPPGVMVPDKYDATNDIILTNKFRLTMKAKVNDQLNFDGRLAAYKVFGDSSGVKFNQGSLNDVTLDGNISSLPHGDTIRLERAYFNYKKDWGRVPTNFSVGRRPGTDGPPMEYMNYSLEGGSPLATIINWQFDGASYNLGLEEVTGIPGAAFKICYGQGFEGDWGNSYALNARQPAVDDVHFGGFIATLFDNDSTSVVLNYAHAWDITDGFTGLSVMPFIVSDNGDGTFTFSQNEGGYITRLEPYTEIGDWDAASLLLRTKLIERFDKDIDLFVAGSWSHTSPSRTSENPFYKFMGQGLLNSNGELEDRDGYMIYLGAIFAMPWDARFGLEYNYGSRYWFNFSGAEDSVVASKLAVRGHVYEGYWHQPIVNDNFFATIGVRYYDYEYTGSGSPMGEPMKISELSSLDAFNPVVDKVMDGYISLTFRY; this is translated from the coding sequence ATGAACGCAGCCAGAGGAGCGATCAGAACGGCCGGCATTATCGGACTGGCATGCCTGCTGTGCTTTGCTGTCTCCAACCCCGTTTCAGCCCAGGACGAGGTCCAGCAGTTGAAGCAGCAGATCGAGCAAATGGCCAGGGAAATGCAGGCGGTGCAGGAAAAACTCGCTGAAATGGAAAAGAAAAACGAGTCCAAGGAGGAAGAAGTCGAGGAGATGAACAATCGCCTTGACAAGGCCGAATTGCATGCGGCCACGGACAAGGTCGCCTTTGGCATAGAGTTCCGCTCCCGGGGCGATACGTTGTCCTACAGCGATATCCAGGCGGCACCCAGGATGCTTACCAGCGGGCTAATCGGCCAGACCCTTTCTCCGGCGGATCTGCCCGGAATTTTGGCCACGATGCCTCCGGGAGTGATGGTTCCCGACAAATACGATGCAACCAACGATATCATCCTCACCAACAAATTCCGGCTCACCATGAAGGCCAAGGTCAACGACCAGCTGAACTTCGACGGCCGTCTGGCCGCGTATAAAGTGTTCGGGGACAGCAGCGGCGTAAAGTTCAACCAGGGCAGCCTGAACGACGTCACCCTGGACGGCAACATCTCCAGTCTTCCCCACGGGGATACCATCCGACTGGAACGGGCCTATTTCAATTACAAAAAGGACTGGGGCCGGGTGCCCACCAATTTCTCCGTGGGCCGGCGCCCGGGGACGGACGGCCCCCCCATGGAATACATGAACTACAGCCTCGAGGGCGGCTCCCCATTGGCCACCATCATCAACTGGCAGTTTGACGGCGCGTCCTACAACCTGGGGTTGGAAGAGGTTACCGGTATCCCTGGTGCAGCGTTCAAAATCTGTTACGGGCAGGGATTCGAGGGCGACTGGGGCAACTCGTATGCCCTGAACGCCCGGCAGCCCGCTGTGGACGATGTTCACTTCGGCGGTTTCATCGCCACCCTCTTCGACAACGACTCGACCAGCGTCGTGCTCAACTATGCCCATGCCTGGGATATCACCGACGGCTTCACCGGATTGTCCGTCATGCCCTTTATTGTCAGCGACAATGGAGATGGCACCTTTACATTCAGCCAGAACGAAGGCGGATACATCACCCGTTTGGAACCGTACACCGAAATCGGTGACTGGGATGCAGCCTCCCTGCTTTTGCGGACCAAGCTGATCGAACGCTTCGACAAGGACATCGACCTGTTCGTCGCCGGTTCGTGGAGCCACACCAGCCCGTCCAGGACCTCGGAAAACCCCTTTTATAAATTTATGGGTCAAGGGCTTCTCAACTCCAATGGCGAACTGGAAGACCGCGACGGCTATATGATTTACCTCGGCGCGATTTTTGCCATGCCCTGGGATGCCCGGTTCGGCCTCGAGTACAATTACGGTTCCAGGTACTGGTTCAATTTCAGTGGCGCCGAGGACTCGGTGGTGGCCAGCAAACTGGCCGTCCGTGGCCATGTTTACGAGGGCTACTGGCACCAGCCCATCGTCAACGACAACTTCTTCGCCACCATCGGCGTACGCTACTATGACTACGAATACACCGGTAGCGGCAGCCCCATGGGCGAGCCCATGAAAATCAGCGAACTGAGTTCTCTCGACGCGTTCAATCCGGTCGTCGACAAAGTCATGGACGGCTACATCAGCCTCACCTTCCGGTATTAG
- a CDS encoding sigma 54-interacting transcriptional regulator has translation MDIAKYWKTIVDTLQDGLMVVDPSGNIIAANPAAERVTGYTAEELVGKSCRILNCTGCKIIGKGAGKQWCGLFNRGAIREKKCLITNKDRHSVHIIKSASVLRNEDGDIIGAVETLTDITEKIRQQQEISTLRKTFSLDEGFHGILGKSPVMLNLFEMIENVAQSDTPVMIQGESGCGKELVARAIHRASGRSDKPYVKVNCAALNENLLESELFGHVKGAYTGADRARVGRFESAHEGTIFLDEVGDIPPSVQVKLLRVLEERKIERVGDNRSVPVDVRVITATHKNLEELIEQGLFREDLYFRINVFPLFCPPLSRRREDIPLIAQSFIRRNAVSSGKKILGLTPEALEALTEYDWPGNVRELRNAIEYAFVLCQSGGIGVQHLPHKIAGGGVARQAACEMDPDCAKERDALIAVLRNAGGNQSEAARMLGVSRVTIWKRMKRLGIDMKKDVG, from the coding sequence ATGGATATCGCCAAATACTGGAAGACCATTGTCGACACGCTGCAGGACGGCCTGATGGTGGTGGATCCGAGCGGGAACATCATTGCCGCCAACCCGGCTGCCGAGCGGGTAACCGGCTATACGGCCGAGGAACTGGTCGGAAAATCCTGCCGGATATTGAATTGTACCGGATGCAAAATCATTGGAAAAGGTGCCGGCAAACAGTGGTGCGGGCTCTTCAACCGGGGGGCCATCAGGGAGAAAAAATGTCTGATTACCAACAAGGACCGTCACTCGGTGCATATCATCAAAAGCGCATCCGTACTGCGCAATGAAGATGGCGATATTATCGGCGCCGTTGAAACCCTGACGGACATTACCGAAAAGATCCGCCAGCAGCAGGAGATCAGCACGCTGCGGAAAACCTTTTCCCTGGACGAAGGCTTTCACGGCATTCTGGGCAAATCGCCGGTGATGCTGAATCTTTTCGAGATGATCGAAAACGTGGCCCAGTCCGATACGCCGGTGATGATCCAGGGTGAAAGCGGATGCGGCAAGGAACTGGTGGCCCGTGCAATCCACCGGGCCAGCGGGCGCAGCGACAAGCCATACGTCAAGGTCAATTGTGCGGCCCTGAACGAAAACCTGCTGGAAAGCGAATTGTTCGGCCATGTCAAGGGCGCCTATACCGGTGCGGATCGTGCGCGTGTCGGCCGGTTCGAGTCCGCCCACGAGGGCACCATTTTTCTGGACGAGGTCGGCGACATCCCTCCCTCCGTCCAGGTCAAGCTGCTGCGGGTCCTCGAGGAACGAAAGATCGAGCGGGTGGGCGACAACCGCTCTGTTCCCGTTGACGTCCGGGTGATCACCGCCACCCACAAGAATCTGGAAGAGCTGATCGAACAGGGCCTTTTCCGGGAAGACCTTTATTTTCGGATCAATGTCTTTCCCCTGTTCTGTCCGCCGCTTTCCCGGCGTCGGGAGGACATTCCGCTGATTGCCCAGAGTTTTATCCGTCGTAACGCGGTGAGCAGCGGCAAGAAAATCCTCGGCCTGACCCCGGAGGCCCTGGAGGCCTTGACCGAGTATGACTGGCCCGGCAATGTCCGGGAGCTTCGCAATGCCATCGAGTATGCTTTCGTTCTATGCCAGAGCGGCGGGATCGGCGTGCAGCACCTGCCGCACAAGATCGCCGGCGGGGGCGTGGCCCGTCAGGCGGCCTGTGAAATGGACCCGGATTGCGCAAAGGAGCGGGATGCGTTGATTGCAGTGCTTCGCAATGCCGGTGGAAACCAGTCCGAGGCGGCCCGGATGCTCGGTGTCAGTCGGGTGACCATATGGAAACGGATGAAGCGTTTGGGTATCGATATGAAAAAGGACGTGGGCTGA
- a CDS encoding thioredoxin domain-containing protein, whose protein sequence is MTLEMEYQKMQRMRGDAYRPRTRHLDVQGQPVYTNRLFLQSSPYLLQHAHNPVDWHPWGDEAFDTARRLDRPVLLSVGYATCHWCHVMEEESFEDEEIAGYINENYIPVKVDREERPDVDAIYMSAVQAITGQGGWPMTVWLTPDRQPFYGGTYFPARDGDRGAAVGFFTLLKKIRESYDHRRDLVVRSAGELSRTIRQMLAPAGGDRLPMEAVLERAVASSRTRFDAVNGGVGGAPKFPSSLPIRLLLRHHKRTGDAKSLEMAVLTLEKMASGGINDQIGGGFHRYATDAKWLVPHFEKMLYDNALLVPAYIEGWQATGNPHLRQVAVNTLEYVAREMTSPQGAFFSATDADSLTPAGHREEGYYFTWTPAELDDVLGSKDARVAAAVYGVRVEGNFEGRSILFLPQDIDETAKSLGLSVEALSSAMDRINAKLYAHRQKRPAPLRDDKILAAWNGLMISAFARGGMALEDPTHVQRAGRAADFIWDRMVADRRLGRSYKDNAVSGNGFLEDYAFMIAALLDLFEATAEPLWLDRAVALDRSLAERFADPENGGFFMTADDHEVLIAREKPILDGALPSGNAIAMMNLLRLHGLTLVPAYMERAEKGLRTFSTSVEANPGAFGEMLMALEYYLHPPCQAIVVTPADKDSNRFVHRLQTAFLPGSLVMAVSEDQAAGLARQAPFFKGKTAVEGKVTAYVCRNGACRLPATSEEEMVAQL, encoded by the coding sequence ATGACCCTTGAAATGGAATATCAAAAGATGCAGCGGATGCGGGGAGACGCCTACCGCCCCCGGACCCGCCATCTCGACGTGCAGGGACAGCCGGTGTATACCAACCGCCTGTTTCTCCAATCCAGCCCCTACCTGCTCCAGCACGCCCACAACCCGGTGGACTGGCACCCCTGGGGGGACGAGGCCTTCGATACCGCCCGACGCCTGGACCGGCCGGTTCTGTTATCCGTAGGCTACGCCACCTGTCACTGGTGCCATGTGATGGAAGAGGAATCCTTCGAAGACGAGGAGATCGCCGGTTATATCAACGAAAATTATATCCCCGTGAAGGTGGACCGGGAAGAGCGTCCCGATGTGGATGCCATCTACATGAGTGCCGTGCAGGCCATAACCGGCCAGGGCGGCTGGCCCATGACCGTGTGGCTGACGCCGGACCGCCAGCCATTTTACGGGGGAACGTATTTCCCGGCCCGGGACGGCGACCGCGGCGCCGCGGTGGGATTTTTCACTCTGCTGAAAAAAATCCGCGAAAGCTATGATCACCGGCGGGACCTGGTTGTCCGTTCCGCCGGTGAACTTTCCCGGACGATTCGCCAGATGCTGGCGCCGGCCGGCGGCGACCGCCTGCCCATGGAGGCCGTCCTGGAACGCGCCGTCGCCTCCAGCAGGACGCGATTCGATGCCGTTAACGGCGGGGTCGGCGGGGCGCCCAAATTCCCCAGCTCGCTTCCGATCCGGCTGCTGTTGCGCCACCATAAGCGCACCGGCGACGCCAAGAGCCTGGAGATGGCGGTCCTGACCCTGGAAAAAATGGCGTCCGGCGGCATCAACGACCAGATCGGCGGCGGCTTTCATCGCTATGCCACCGACGCCAAGTGGCTGGTTCCCCACTTCGAAAAGATGCTTTACGACAATGCGCTGCTGGTACCGGCGTACATCGAAGGCTGGCAGGCCACGGGAAATCCCCATCTGCGTCAGGTGGCCGTAAATACCCTCGAGTATGTGGCCCGCGAGATGACGTCCCCGCAGGGGGCCTTTTTCTCCGCCACCGATGCGGACAGCCTGACGCCGGCCGGCCACCGGGAGGAAGGCTATTATTTTACCTGGACCCCGGCGGAACTCGACGACGTCCTGGGCAGCAAAGATGCCCGGGTGGCTGCCGCCGTTTACGGTGTTCGCGTCGAGGGCAACTTCGAGGGCCGCAGCATCCTTTTTTTGCCGCAGGATATTGACGAGACCGCCAAATCGTTGGGCCTGTCCGTCGAAGCGCTGTCCTCCGCCATGGACCGGATCAATGCGAAGCTCTACGCCCATCGCCAGAAGCGCCCGGCGCCCCTGCGCGACGACAAGATCCTGGCCGCCTGGAACGGACTGATGATTTCCGCCTTTGCCCGCGGCGGCATGGCCCTGGAAGATCCGACTCATGTTCAACGGGCCGGGCGGGCTGCGGATTTCATCTGGGATCGAATGGTTGCAGACCGTCGGCTCGGACGAAGCTACAAGGACAACGCCGTTTCCGGAAATGGGTTCCTCGAAGACTACGCTTTTATGATTGCCGCGCTGCTGGACCTGTTCGAAGCCACCGCAGAACCGCTTTGGCTGGATCGGGCCGTCGCGCTGGACCGCAGCCTTGCCGAGCGGTTCGCCGATCCCGAAAACGGTGGGTTTTTCATGACCGCCGACGACCATGAGGTCCTGATCGCGCGGGAAAAGCCGATTCTCGACGGCGCACTGCCCTCGGGAAACGCCATCGCCATGATGAATCTGCTTCGTTTGCACGGATTGACCCTGGTGCCCGCCTATATGGAACGGGCGGAAAAGGGATTGCGCACGTTTTCGACATCCGTCGAAGCCAATCCGGGGGCTTTCGGCGAGATGCTCATGGCGCTGGAATACTACCTGCACCCGCCCTGCCAGGCGATCGTCGTGACGCCGGCAGACAAGGATTCCAACCGGTTCGTGCATCGGCTGCAGACCGCCTTTCTGCCGGGCAGCCTGGTAATGGCCGTGAGCGAAGACCAGGCTGCCGGCTTGGCCCGCCAGGCGCCTTTTTTCAAAGGCAAGACCGCGGTCGAAGGCAAGGTCACGGCCTATGTGTGCCGCAACGGAGCCTGCCGGCTGCCGGCCACCAGCGAAGAGGAGATGGTGGCGCAGCTTTAA
- a CDS encoding response regulator, which produces MPTSFGTILVVDDSTTMRNVIKKILEPVGYSVLEAKNGIEALTMALSDSPPDLITLDVDMPKMDGFSACRKILSDYHENGVSLTKEKRPHIVFVTANDNVESRRQGFEAGAADFIAKPFHKEEVLATVERILSPPKNEEGMTALVVDDSALARDILMQNISREGWMAIEAENGCQALDIIKREKERIDIIITDLVMPEMDGITLCHTIRNDLHMDNVPIIFLTSVADQRELLKVFQAGATDYLVKPFFQEELLARLRVHIEKSMLVRQLRDTITESKRAEKERAEKERLQGVVEMAGAVCHELNQPIQTISGLTELMIMRADTGDPMAGYANKIKTQVDRMGKITAKLTNVATYRTKAHDGVTRIIDIDGASPSPPVET; this is translated from the coding sequence ATGCCAACATCTTTTGGAACCATCTTAGTCGTCGATGACAGTACGACCATGCGCAACGTGATCAAAAAGATTCTGGAACCGGTCGGTTATTCGGTCCTCGAAGCCAAAAACGGCATCGAAGCGCTCACCATGGCGCTCTCCGACTCCCCTCCCGATTTGATCACGCTGGATGTCGACATGCCCAAAATGGACGGGTTCAGCGCATGCCGGAAGATCCTGAGCGATTATCACGAAAACGGCGTGTCGCTGACAAAGGAAAAGCGGCCCCATATCGTTTTCGTCACGGCCAACGACAATGTCGAAAGCCGGCGTCAGGGCTTCGAGGCCGGTGCGGCGGACTTCATCGCCAAACCGTTTCATAAAGAAGAGGTCCTGGCAACCGTCGAACGCATTCTCTCGCCTCCTAAAAACGAAGAGGGCATGACCGCCCTGGTGGTGGATGACAGTGCCCTTGCGCGTGACATATTGATGCAGAACATCTCCCGTGAAGGCTGGATGGCAATCGAAGCTGAAAACGGATGTCAGGCACTGGACATCATCAAGCGCGAAAAGGAAAGAATCGATATCATCATCACCGACCTGGTAATGCCCGAAATGGACGGCATTACTTTATGCCACACGATCCGCAACGACTTGCACATGGACAATGTACCCATAATCTTTCTCACTTCCGTCGCCGACCAGCGGGAACTGCTGAAGGTCTTCCAGGCCGGGGCCACGGATTATCTGGTCAAACCCTTTTTTCAGGAAGAACTGCTGGCAAGACTGCGGGTCCATATCGAAAAATCGATGCTGGTTCGGCAGCTTCGCGATACGATCACCGAAAGCAAGCGCGCCGAAAAAGAGCGGGCCGAAAAAGAGCGCCTACAGGGCGTCGTCGAAATGGCCGGCGCCGTGTGCCATGAACTGAACCAACCCATTCAGACCATCAGCGGACTGACCGAACTCATGATCATGAGAGCCGATACGGGTGATCCCATGGCCGGCTATGCCAACAAGATCAAAACGCAGGTGGATCGCATGGGCAAGATAACCGCGAAGCTCACCAATGTGGCCACCTACCGCACCAAAGCCCACGACGGGGTGACCCGTATCATCGATATCGACGGTGCCTCTCCAAGCCCCCCCGTCGAAACGTGA
- the hisG gene encoding ATP phosphoribosyltransferase: MLKIAIPNKGSLSEDAVQLIREAGYNCRRYSRELIVMDSLNQVEFVFLRPRDIAIYVSKGILDMGVTGRDLALDSQSDVVELLPLGFGRSSFAYAVPADSDLTPDGFNGLRIATSYPQLVIEDLKQRGIDAEIIRLDGAVEISIRLGVADAIADVVQTGRTLVAAGLKVVGEPLLQSEAVLVARTRDIERQEAVHTFLERIRGIVVAREYVMVEYDIPASMLEMACVITPGIESPTVSPLSKEGWVAVKSMSRQRDVNQIMDSLSKIGAKGIIVTDIRTCRI; this comes from the coding sequence ATGCTAAAAATCGCCATACCCAATAAAGGCTCCCTTTCCGAGGATGCCGTGCAGTTGATCCGGGAAGCCGGGTACAACTGCCGGCGCTACAGCCGCGAACTGATCGTCATGGACAGTCTCAACCAGGTGGAATTCGTCTTTTTGCGGCCCCGGGACATTGCCATCTATGTCAGCAAAGGAATTCTGGACATGGGGGTCACCGGTCGAGACCTGGCCCTGGACAGCCAATCGGATGTGGTTGAACTGCTGCCCCTGGGATTTGGACGATCCAGCTTTGCTTACGCCGTGCCCGCCGACTCGGATTTGACTCCCGATGGTTTTAACGGACTGCGCATTGCCACCAGCTACCCTCAACTGGTGATCGAGGATCTTAAGCAAAGGGGAATCGATGCGGAGATCATCCGCCTAGACGGGGCCGTGGAGATTTCCATCCGCCTGGGGGTGGCCGATGCCATCGCCGATGTGGTCCAGACCGGACGAACCCTGGTTGCGGCCGGACTGAAAGTGGTCGGGGAGCCGCTGCTGCAAAGCGAGGCCGTACTGGTTGCCCGGACCCGCGATATCGAGCGCCAGGAGGCCGTGCATACGTTTCTGGAACGGATTCGCGGTATCGTCGTGGCCCGGGAGTATGTCATGGTCGAGTACGACATCCCCGCATCCATGCTGGAAATGGCCTGTGTCATCACCCCGGGCATCGAATCTCCCACGGTTTCGCCCTTGAGCAAAGAAGGCTGGGTGGCCGTCAAATCCATGTCCCGGCAGCGGGATGTCAACCAGATCATGGACAGTTTGAGTAAGATCGGCGCCAAGGGCATCATTGTCACCGATATCCGTACCTGCCGGATCTAA